aggatactAGTTTATTCATTTGTGTTGGTGGGTTAagttaaagtatatatataactttgttattgtcagtgagattagcaaatgaattattttctctgttaatgcaattaaaatatgtaaatctaatatttgaattgtgagaacaatttattaagaaatgtttctcatcatctagtactttgcattttttgcaaagtctCTCTTCACGAGGAATTTGAAAATGCAttcctttttcaattaataatgaattgtcactgattctaagttttgtaattaattttctaaattcaaagttaGAGAGGTAAGGTTTGATCAAGAGATTTGGATCAAGTCCTTTATACAAATTTAATTTCCTTTATCATCAGTAGATCTCAACTTATCCATCAACAGATTGTTGTagtatgagtttatttattaaggATGATGGTCATTCTTCCAATGGGGTTAAAACCCTCTGGTCCTGGTTACCtcggatttttttttgttcagagACATCATCATTTGATCTCTTTCTTTTTATAGCCTTTCCTGGCTTTGTATGTCGGTACATTGAAGCATTTTTATGTTTGATTACACATGGTATCCGGTCTTCTAATTATCAAAAAAATCGCAGTGTACCAAAACGATGTCATAATGACATAAATCTATTTTAATAACTTATTGGTTATGTGAAGtaaactaaaacatttttataacattaaagatatataattaattgaGGGAAAACTTGATAGTCTTTTCGTTTTAAAGACAATTGCCCTCATTATTAGAAAATTTAATGTGTCCGTGTTGGTCCACTTTCTACTGGTTATAAGATAGATCGAATTACGGGAACTATTACGACTGGTTTTCGTTTCTGTTTCACTTCCTCGGGATAAATGTACAATTATCGATCTCGATAGTTTAGACTTCGCAACACATTGCTTTGACGACCTTTCCGGCATTACTTGTCAATTTGAACTTCAAATatgttcaaatttcaaataacatagaaataGTCTGGTCGGGATAGCGATAAATAAAATTTACTAGTCCGAGCTGAAaattactagtctggggcatcgggcTAGTGGTTAACGTTGCAGACTGTACACATCAAATGTTAACATACATTCATCAAATCTGTCTACAGGAGGCTCCTGTATTTGAACTTGAAGCTTCTTcttctttttgtcttttggaTCTATGTCTTCACCAAATGCCATGATGTTAGCCAACCTTTGTTTATTCTTCTCATTGTCTCTACCcactaaaaataataattaagttACATTGCTACTTATATATTTACATGCAATAATACACAAATCACAGAAAATGCTGATATCCTTCATTACTTTTTAGTCAAACAtcctataaattcagaaattagtgAGTGCATCTATttttatgatgtttgaaaaatggaaaaaatttgtcattacatattgcgatttcaggaaaatctgcataaagtattaaaaatagATACCAGAGTCTGAGTGTGAGTTACTTTATTTGTAATACTCATCCCATTACATTAttccaataaataaaattatccccataatttctgaaattatattaaattaatataaagttCAGACATGTCACATTTActgtaacaaaaagtaaaatcacaaaagtactgaactcagaggaaaatcaattcggaaagtccatgaTCACATGGGAAAAtcacaaataacaaaacgcatcaaaaacgaatgaacaagaactgtcatattcctgacttggtacaggcattttcaaatgtagaaaatggtgggttgaacctggttttatagctagctaaacctctattacattttaagatttttgtcttatattttcACCTGAAACTAGAACATactatatcaaataaaataacttcctatggattcattattatatgCTTGATACCTTTTTCCTGTGGTAAGCAACAATTCTAGGTTCAACAAAGTACAGATTTTGTtcaggcttgtatgcagactttggcaaaaccacaaaatcaaatatcagcaaaaatacaataaaaaaattgaatccaacaaaagtaaaataatcCCCAGTACTTGAATTGCCTATTAGTCATGCTAGTATATAATTTGCAATGATGTTTTGAAAGgaggtgtacatgtatataatcctATCATGATGTTATGAAACAATATATAAACTTACTAGAGTTGTGTGCTGGTGTATAATCAGTTTTTTCATAAGCACCACTAGCTTTTATCTGATCTTTAGTTCTAACAGTTGGCTTATAGTTCCTacaatttaaattttacatgtgtTCAACAAATCTGAAACATAATACAAAGACAATAAACCAGAAAGTTTTGGTTGCACTTGGTCTACGCATCCAGAAAATAGCTGCCTATTGTATAACTCAAATACTTTTGTCCTCTCTCCTGATGTGTAAAGCTTTTATGTaatcacatacatgtacatgtacatgtcagcATTAAGACTAGAAGAATCTGACACTTCAAGTTTTCtttgtagaaaaaaaagaaaatgcctacttACCTATCCCCCATCTCTAAATGCTCTACCTTTaagtagggtttgggcaaaccaagtATTTTAAAATGTGGcctaaacagttttttttttattattatggaCATGATGGAGGAAATGGTTAAAAcctttaagaaaataaaagaaaaatgtgtcTAGATTAAGGACACTAATGTACTGCTCAAGCTGTGctattttcaaagttaaaaaggggcataactctagaacaataaATGACTCATCAATATTTTGGGACATCTCCTATCATTTTAGATCTTTTTTATTACCAATAATGAAAAGTGATATAACTGAACAATACAAAGGAATCAatcttaaaacacaaaataactaaaCAGTCACAATGAGGTCACCCTTCAGACTATATCATTGGGTCAAAACCATAAACAagtgatataaaaaaatcagtatttaaTATCATTTCCATCCAGGCACCTAGTGTCTTTCTTTCCATTGCATTGATATAGAATATAAACACACACGTTTAAACTATTTTATAACAAACAGAATGTCATATATTACCTTGGATTGAGTACTTTACTTTGTTTCCTCGGTTTTACAACTTCTTTGTTCTTGTTTGTATGTGTTGGTGGGCACTGAAGGGGAAGTGTACCTCCACCTTAAATAAAACAATGTAATTGCTCAGTTGTCAAGCCTCTTTTTCAAGCTGTTGTGATTAAGATGTTAACATTATGTTATTCatacaagaaaaagaaattggattaaatcattaaaatgtaaatcaaaagtacttgtagaaaaaaaaaatatgaataaattgattgacaagacattttttagcttttctcatcacttggcatccgttgtcgttaacttttacaaaaatcttttcctctgaaactactgggccaaatttaaccaaaacttagccacaatcattattagggtatctagtttaaaaagtgtgtggTGACCCagacaaccaaccaagatggccgccatggctaaaaataggggcgcattacgtttgcgcgcattaggGGATTAAAAAGTTTTACGTTTGCAcacagcttttgattacatttgacCGCATTTAtcttacaggtaaactcaggtcaaaaaaggaatataataagatataaatgatatcaaaatataaatgacTATAATTTTCATATTAGATATGACTTAAAATCAttaagtttgaaaatattttttaattatatattgaaCTCTAAGACAAAATATAAAGTGTTCCTAATAAATTCCGTCAGTAGTGATCTCTTTTAAATTCGTAAATAGTTTAAGTTAGTTTGAAAAGTTTGGTCAAGGCACGAAacgttgatgtttttttttataacaaatcgGGAAGAAAATTATTAGTATATGATGAATATAAAACTTTTCGTATTAatagaatacatgtataatgcaaCCGATTTATCCTGCTTGAATCCCACTTCCACCTCCTCGTGGGTGAGTAGGTGACTTAGACTAACGGAAAGCTACTTTTACttaaaaataattgaacaaatttataaataaataagtaattaTAACCTGAGCttagtgttggataatcggttgaaatcaccaaccgattatctattacaatcggttgacagcaaccaaccgactatcggTAATAATCGCATCATAATAccttgcaattttttaaaataaaatcatgtatttagtctcattgtacatgtctaatgtgtatattccatatcattgcagagtttatatattcatatttgatcttttgtttccttttcatatttcatttagcaattaaaacaatgaattaataagaatcaagattcagattgaacatattttatccCATAATTACAACATTAACTACCAACAGTGACACttaacatttctaaatttcaatggtgtaactcacattacaatttcaataaaatagctgtataaacatttgaatgcttctaattaagaaaagatatataaagttttaaactttaagaaatttaaaattaacagaaaaaaataaaacaatgcatttgcattgaaatatatacagtaaacaaagGGGATTAAGCCAATGTCTGTAAATTCGCGTAGAATGTTTTTATTCACTTTTGTGatcattatttttctgtaaattgtgTCATTCGGGAgtctgaacttataattgcaagaatgcggaatcattacatagttgaaccgtatccgatttgtgatttttatatttttcaacggcggacaaatttcagaaaatttacaaaaattaacgatGTCTGACAAGCAATTTGAAAAGGAATATGATGTTTTTGATGCTACAAATGGatgaaacattaataaaaggcaatttgcaaCACGTTCTAATgaagcaaagaaattattttgtctaaaatcagaAGGATTTTATGTACGCTCTCAAGTAACAAGTACCGGTATAATTTGAAAGaaagtatttcatacaaagttattaattttaaataacattcCATCAATCTGTATATATTTATAGTCAATGCTTTTGTCACGTTTATAAAGAAGGAAATTGGTTATGTCTTTTAATTATAGGATGTTTGAGATTGTTATTGTCATCgactgatattttttgttattatttgtttgactGCGCATATAAAATGCAAACCGCAAACGGACTGGAAGTTGATAAGCTAAAGGTCCGGAAACTTAAACGACAATCGATTGAACAAAAtcccaatcgattatcgacatcgCTAGGCTcaaccaactgatttccgacttattccgatcatcggaACAACACTACCTGAgcttacctgagtttacctgtcaaataaatgcgcgcaaatgtaatgttTTTTGCACGCAAAGGTAATGGTAATTTATGCAAACGTAACGCACcgaaaaatagaacataggggtaaaatgtagattttggcttataactctgaaaccaaagcatataAAGCAAATCTGAGAcggtgttaaattgtttattaagtcaatatctatctgccctgaaattttcagatgaattatttggttgttgggttgcagtaaagtaagatctccaaacacatcaccatcaccaaaacataattttgtcatgaatccatctgtgtcctttgtttaatatgcacatagaccaaggtgagtgacataGGCTCTTAAATGTAAGAGCCTCTAGTTGAGATGTTGACAGACAAAATGAAATATGACAATCAGATTTTATATGAAACAACTATCTACTTGACTTAAAAATAATGTGAACTTAATGACTTTTACTTCTTCTAAATGGTGTCATCTTAAAATCTATGCATGTTGCAAATGGAGATTTTACGATTATAAGTAAGAAGGgtataaaatgaaaaatttgtaaaGAATTCTGCTGTGTAAATGTCTAATGTTATCTGCCAAAAACTTAGTCTATATCTAGCTAATTTTcagtttaataaatataaaatttagaaattggTATTCATTTGTAATACACCGATCTATTGAGTTCAGCCAATTtcacagtttgttcttatgttgtgctgatACACGACTGTCCTACGTAAACatggttgagcgctcacaaacatatTAAACACTGCTGCACCATACTCTTTTAtttgtctgtccaaagtcaggaggtTGAACAATTCCTTTTCTATTGTGTTTTCtatcatatttcttttttcataaactgttttgttttagatttaataGCTAGGCAGCAAGTTTCCTTGTTTGAAATGTTGAATTTTTCATTTATGGACATTTTAGAGCCCATTATACAGTATAAGTTTTTTTATGATGACATCTACCCGTATAACataaacatgtatacatatatctgATGTATAACTTACCTCTGAGAGATTTTTCCAAGTTTCTTTGTTGCGTATTTGTAAGCCTTGATTCTTGCATCATTTCTAAATATAAAGAGTAAGCAAAGCTGACTAATGTAATATAACTGACTTAGGTTTGGGGGACTAAAAACAActattatatataaatcaaactaaGAGCTTTCAATTTACATCCTTTACTTTGGATTCAAACACAAAAAGaggctgatacatgtacatgtaataatcaTAACAATCAAAATTATCAAGGTTTAGGCAATACAGTTCCAGAAATAAGGATTCAACatgcagatacatgtatataacactaATGCTTGTTCCTACATTGTACATTCATCATGTACATTGAAATTTTTACATGCATATCAATTCCTCTtattatagtcgccgtcacgtaaaattggcacaaTGATTTTGGTTGAAGATTTTTATTAAACTAACAACCGCATTCATTCAAGATGacatttttcaaatatgattttgtgaattttgtatggtaaataaaaaagaatatttttgtgaaaaaattacggGTATGGTATGTAttataaggaacagaataaggtagcaAAATGAGGTACTGATTTGTTTTGGTCTCTAATATGTCTCCTACGATGCCAAACTGTCTACTAAACTTGGAGCAAAACCTGTCGAGGTGAcgaactgtcctgtaaagttaccttatctacaaagcgcatcattgattcggatcagttagactggtttccgagaatagtataccttttaccttttaaaatgtacctgacaaagaaccagttaaaaattatcgattgcaagtaGAAAAAGAATGAAAGAAGTGCATTTCAATAAACAGAATACAGacacatgtcaaattaatatttgttttcttgttttttgtttgtaattaCTTTGTTCGTCAAAGTTGGATTATTAAAAGTTATTTTCTGCAAAATAATTGAACTTGTCCTgacggacaagcttgatacagcttttactagtccgaccttttttccctctggtaccaATCAGACAAGCGTTATTGTCTAGGCCTGCCTCAATTACAgtagaaaaattaagaaaataattaaagaaaaaaatctggaaaatttcatgaaattctcaTTCTATtaatgaactcaaaattgttacattttttgtttacagACTTATTAAAATTCctgcatttgcgcagaaatctacttcctttttcCAGTCTCTTCCTCAGGAGAcagagtaaaatatatattagtCAGTCTAGTCAAATATAaaaaggaacacaataccaatttcatttttaataattctgatATGAAAAAACATTACCTGATGATagtgtttctttgtttatattgaaTATGAAGTCATAACATAAATATAAACCTATCAACTAAAATCCCcaacaacaaaaaccaaaatcggaaacgttatgACCTATCTGTGTCTTTTTTAACCATTTGAAGTTAAactatgtttgaattaaaaaaaaaatatttatacagacTTTGTCCCCTTtcaatgcctgcctcatattaatttGTAAATTGTAGGTACAAATGTTATTCAGACCATAAGCATGGTACACAACTAATATTGGACATGTTGGATGCTAGTGCCTTGCTCTATAATTGTCAATGTAAATGTGGATGTACTGACTTTCTTCATCTTGTAGAGTACATTAGTGGAAAACTTTTCTTGGTGTTGCATATTAGACttaatacactattattattaaCATTACCGACGAATAAAAAGAAAGGGTTACTTGCAACCACTCAGTCAAAGGCgtgaatatttaaaatctaaattgttttgttttagattttgaaaAGTGTGAGAAACATTTGTGGGTGTTATATACaccaatttattcattttccattgtggcgtcagatattttgttttaagatgtcaaaatttacgggaaccttAGTCCTATGTGATATCCAGTAAAGGCGGACAGgacaaatacaccttatcgctatttgtccgccattactggatatcacacaggttcccgtaaaattttgacgtcataaaacaaattatctgatgccacaatggaaaagtgattgttgttgacgtcaaaaattcaagcggccgggtcagccgggattagcgataaggtgtatagcgataaggtgtattcatACAAGACAAGACATGGCAAGACACAAGGACATACTACCTTAGAAATTGTCATGCCAACCAAACATGTATAGAACGAATTCATGTGACGTATGAAAACATATGATTAGACTATAAAGTGGCCGAAATTGTGTGTCGAAAGTGAATGGCAATACCAATGCCAATGGCCCAATAAATAGCGTCGTTCGATCGGACAAAAATAGATTTCGAGCACTTTGAAAATGAAGGACATATGACCGAACTTACGCTTTAACAAACTGTGTGTTTGCTGGCTGTATTGGACTTGCGGTGGATTCCAAAATCCTCCTCCCGCTACGCGGGTTTCTTTCTGAGGAGCCGCCATAATTCAACAAATTGGAATCTATGCGTAAAACGTCACTTCCTCTTTGTGATGATATAATTCCCGATACTGGTCGGATTTTTTAAAGTTTCCGCACAGCAAGATCTTTTTGGCTATCAAGCAGATATCAAGGACAACGAAATTAAACGgacttcaaaatttaaaaaaaaaactaattgttTCTTTAAATGTAGAGCTGTCTCTCTGGAATATAAGCATATACATGAAAATCAAGACCACTGTGTGTTTGTAACACATTTAAAATACTTTAACAACTTTAAATGTCAGATTAATCACGTTTTTTTCCTaattaattaaattgaaataattgTTTGTAACAGCTCTAATATGTGacccacataaaaaaaaaatgtgtgaataAATAATGTAGATAATGGGACTATACATTCTAGATACTCTTTCAAATAACCACTCCTTTTCAAGTACTAGCTGCAAGgacgtaactacattgaggcaaatgaggcaaatgcctcatgttagaaattaaaaaaaaaaaatgaaacaaaagattgtctttatatagaaaattgttttcacggaaagtgtcttgcaagaagcaagttctcttcactctctggtgtcgcccctgcatgttttttgtgatccatgtttctatttcaCTTTAAGTTTTCAGAGTTTATGGTCTATTGTTTATACTTCTATGTcgcgggtttgtcttttgttcatgtATTGTCCTTCTTTATGACTACAGTCTGAgtgttcatttttatttgtaaacgtgtggttttgcaatgttgcatgtccatgGATGTACAGACATTTTgcaagaaaatatttcaagaatatacgatgctaatggacacagaaaaaaaatggtcgtttctgcatggagaattgaacttgacatcaaagaatacaaaaactcgcttttttgtagaaaaaaaactagatagctgacatggtttaaattaaagtgagGTCACCAATTTCctggtatcaaataatttgaaaaaaaatgtattgccatatgaccttttacattgaaaggttaaacttgcattaagtcgtgttcagaccatttaacagaaaataaaggaatatggagtaaacgtgcacgggACCTAaccgcacacaaagtcaatgcatagaaaaaatacaaatggtcAAAATtgttattcctgttcttcatcttaatTGATAGTTGCAGGAGGGTCTTCAgcaataaaagaatcattttcaaataccgtaaaacaaggtcaagatggtccttagtgtcgacttcagcagtactagtacttaaagtataatactgcactgtcactatatttaaatctagtcataaaaaaatcaccagtctaagcacaatacaagTCAAGAACAGACAGAGAGATCGGGTtcaatgattatgagaattacaatttttgctttatcctacatcttccaaaaccaaaaagtCTATAATTACAaagaatctatgtttttgctttgagaccagaatattgtcgaaaaaaatagCCAAAAACTAATTTCTTTTcgatgtaagaaagagtccgggaaacgctcagaatgcacgactttgcgttatttttctcataGCTTCTGGGGCCTCCAGCGGCCCCAGACCTCTCGCCAAAATTtgttcgcctcgctacgctcgacAAGGGTGTGTTGCCTCATTATTAAAAGatgctagttacggccctgagcTGCTCTTAG
This genomic window from Mytilus galloprovincialis chromosome 9, xbMytGall1.hap1.1, whole genome shotgun sequence contains:
- the LOC143045542 gene encoding UPF0193 protein EVG1-like, yielding MAAPQKETRVAGGGFWNPPQVQYSQQTHSLLKQMMQESRLTNTQQRNLEKSLRGGGTLPLQCPPTHTNKNKEVVKPRKQSKVLNPRNYKPTVRTKDQIKASGAYEKTDYTPAHNSMGRDNEKNKQRLANIMAFGEDIDPKDKKKKKLQVQIQEPPVDRFDELQAEIDERRGFLREMEDLGQGAKYRTVIETECSQLIREMELLDKKRSRELERMIEEDKRRREKS